The following are encoded in a window of Geobacter metallireducens GS-15 genomic DNA:
- a CDS encoding type II secretion system F family protein, translating to MALYTCKLGSTEGRIIVKEFEAVNPEILRVSLEEQGFFVFEVKKKPLQFLWERGGRNRRVDNKTLLTLNQELLVLIKAGLPIIQALDTILERFDRGQLADILKEVRENVKGGMALSDALEKYPKAFPHLYVASVRAGERTGDLPLTIRRYIAFLKRVEEVRKRFVSALVYPSILVTVATIAIAFLLVYVVPTFSQVYADAGSQLPLPTRILISFSSTLKHYILFVIALIGAVVMALRRWAATERGRFWVDDLRIRLPFIGEVFSKFAVASFTRTLATVIGSGIPIVESLKMSVGTLNNVVLERRLLQAVVKVEEGMSLSNAIESVKFMPPLALRMLGVGETTGSLEEMLSDISEYFESDIDARLHLLTTAIEPAIMIVMGLVVGVIIITMYLPVFKIAGTVG from the coding sequence ATGGCTCTCTACACTTGCAAGCTTGGCTCCACAGAAGGCAGAATCATTGTCAAGGAATTTGAAGCGGTAAATCCCGAAATCCTTCGCGTCAGTCTGGAGGAACAGGGTTTTTTTGTCTTTGAAGTAAAAAAAAAGCCGTTGCAGTTTTTGTGGGAAAGGGGCGGACGCAATAGGAGGGTGGACAACAAGACCCTTCTGACCTTGAACCAGGAACTGCTGGTTCTCATCAAGGCCGGCCTACCAATCATACAAGCACTGGATACCATTCTAGAGCGCTTTGATCGAGGGCAACTCGCGGATATTCTCAAGGAAGTCCGCGAGAACGTCAAAGGAGGCATGGCTCTTTCCGATGCCTTGGAAAAGTATCCTAAGGCGTTTCCCCATCTCTATGTTGCTTCCGTCAGGGCCGGCGAACGGACAGGAGACCTTCCCCTTACCATCAGGCGTTACATCGCTTTTCTGAAGAGGGTAGAGGAAGTGCGGAAAAGATTCGTCTCAGCCCTCGTCTATCCATCGATTCTTGTTACCGTGGCAACCATCGCGATTGCTTTCCTGCTGGTGTACGTGGTCCCGACCTTCAGCCAGGTTTATGCCGATGCCGGTTCGCAATTGCCGCTCCCCACAAGGATTTTGATCTCGTTCTCCTCAACACTCAAACACTACATTCTCTTTGTTATTGCATTGATCGGTGCCGTTGTCATGGCCCTGCGTCGATGGGCCGCAACCGAGCGGGGGCGCTTCTGGGTTGACGATCTCAGGATTCGCCTCCCTTTTATTGGTGAGGTTTTCTCGAAGTTTGCCGTTGCTTCCTTTACCCGCACTCTCGCAACGGTCATCGGCAGCGGTATTCCTATCGTGGAGTCGCTGAAGATGTCGGTCGGCACGCTTAATAATGTGGTTCTCGAAAGAAGGCTTCTCCAGGCGGTTGTTAAGGTGGAGGAGGGGATGAGCCTCTCCAATGCCATCGAGTCGGTAAAATTCATGCCACCTCTGGCGCTCCGCATGCTCGGGGTAGGAGAGACGACCGGATCTCTGGAGGAGATGTTGAGCGACATCTCGGAATATTTTGAAAGTGATATCGATGCACGGCTTCATCTCCTTACCACTGCCATCGAACCCGCCATTATGATTGTCATGGGGCTGGTGGTCGGCGTCATCATCATTACCATGTATCTTCCGGTATTCAAGATCGCTGGGACAGTTGGATAA